Proteins from a single region of Puntigrus tetrazona isolate hp1 chromosome 2, ASM1883169v1, whole genome shotgun sequence:
- the tcf3a gene encoding transcription factor 3a isoform X1, whose protein sequence is MATVGTDMELNDLLDFSVMFPHPVSNGKNRGPPIPSGQFGLDERSGSGSWASGEANSPAFGARLYGDGPHYPEHDGMYNLEIDGKSERGYPVTQPQLLPADINDGLSPPGMKVPSQFYSPHRRRVADSSIDPLPKKIRKVPSGLPSSVSSVYPGSAGEDYTPDGNGYPGSKPGNLYPGSFWPDGLPDWGQSGYSPVMNNSPHIGQPAPFPSINTQKRQPLPLSPQNYALHGSEVLPSSFHPASAGYGVPSHTPPISSSDSIMVSRAGNAGSSGAEIGKALASIYPSDNNSSYSPSPSTPVGSPSNVAASASQWPKGSSQPAPSPGFEPGLQALTKMDDRLGEALHVLSRHAVGADMHSLLSAAVSGHPAGAAALGSISQAFGLASRLPGLMSNHSDDAAGLPQSSALLQGHHAPHQAPPTSQSDAFTSLSLPHSSHSSSSDIKREDKEDDENLSIADKSEDEKKDGKSRTRTSQDEDGDDEDLPIEVKAEREKERRVANNARERLRVRDINEAFKELGRMCQLHMNNEKPQTKLLVLHQAVNVILNLEQQVRERNLNPKAACLKRREEEKVTGDPQMLSGLGGDGHGHM, encoded by the exons ATGGCGACGGTGGGGACCGACATGGAGCTGAACGACCTGTTGGACTTCAGCGTT ATGTTTCCTCATCCAGTGTCAAACGGGAAGAACCGAGGCCCTCCTATACCCAGCGGTCAGTTTG GTTTGGATGAAAGAAGTGGCTCCGGCTCTTGGGCTTCAGGAGAAGCGAACAGTCCAGCGTTTGGCGCTCGg CTGTACGGAGACGGCCCTCACTACCCCGAACACGACGGCATGTACAACCTAGAGATCGACG GGAAGTCTGAAAGAGGGTACCCCGTCACTCAG CCGCAGCTCTTGCCCGCTGATATTAACGATGGTCTTTCTCCTCCGGGAATGAAGGTCCCGTCTCAGTTCTACAGTCCTCACCGCCGGAGGGTCGCCGACTCCAGCATCG ATCCACTGCCCAAGAAGATCCGGAAGGTTCCTTCTGGCCTGCCGTCGTCTGTGTCTTCG GTTTATCCCGGCTCCGCCGGAGAGGACTATACCCCGGACGGCAACGGATACCCTGGATCCAAACCCGGAAACCTTTATCCAGGCTCTTTCTGGCCGG ATGGACTTCCTGATTGGGGACAGTCTGGTTATTCTCCCGTCATGAATAACTCTCCTCACATCGGTCAGCCGGCCCCGTTCCCCTCCATAAACACACAG AAGCGGCAGCCCTTGCCCCTGTCTCCTCAGAACTACGCTCTGCACGGGAGCGAGGTCCTACCCAGCAGCTTCCACCCGGCCTCGGCGGGATACGGCGTTCCCAGCCACACGCCGCCCATCAGCAGCTCCGACAGCATCATGG TCAGCAGAGCTGGAAACGCAGGCAGCTCCGGCGCCGAGATCGGGAAGGCGCTCGCTTCG atataTCCCTCTGACAATAACAGCAGCTACTCTCCCAGTCCTTCCACTCCCGTGGGATCTCCTTCCAACGTTGCTG CTTCCGCCTCTCAGTGGCCCAAAGGCTCCTCTCAGCCGGCTCCATCCCCCGGGTTTGAGCCCGGTCTGCAGGCGCTG ACTAAGATGGATGACCGTCTGGGTGAAGCGCTGCACGTGTTGAGTCGTCATGCGGTGGGAGCAGACATGCACAGCTTACTGAGCGCCGCCGTCTCTGGACACCCAGCCGGAGCCGCGGCCCTGGGCTCCATCAGTCAGGCCTTCGGGCTCGCCAGCCGTCTCCCGGGCCTG ATGTCCAATCACAGTGATGATGCAGCAGGTTTACCACAGTCCAGTGCTCTGCTGCAGGGACACCACGCCCCTCATCAGGCCCCGCCCACTTCTCAGTCCGACGCTTTTACCA gTCTTTCTCTGCCTCACTCTTCTCACTCATCCAGCTCGGATATAAAGCGGGAAGATAAGGAAGATGATGAGAACCTGTCCATTGCAGATAAATCAGAGGATGAGAAGAAAGACGGGAAAAGCCGCACGCGAACGAG TCAAGACGAGGACGGCGATGACGAGGACTTGCCGATTGAGGTGAAGGCGGAGCGGGAGAAAGAGCGGCGCGTGGCCAATAACGCCCGTGAGCGTTTGCGCGTTCGCGACATCAACGAGGCCTTCAAAGAGCTGGGCCGCATGTGCCAGCTGCACATGAACAATGAGAAACCTCAGACCAAACTGCTCGTCCTTCACCAGGCCGTAAACGTTATTCTCAACCTGGAGCAGCAAGTGCGAG
- the tcf3a gene encoding transcription factor 3a isoform X5: MATVGTDMELNDLLDFSVMFPHPVSNGKNRGPPIPSGQFGLDERSGSGSWASGEANSPAFGARLYGDGPHYPEHDGMYNLEIDGKSERGYPVTQVPSQFYSPHRRRVADSSIDPLPKKIRKVPSGLPSSVSSVYPGSAGEDYTPDGNGYPGSKPGNLYPGSFWPDGLPDWGQSGYSPVMNNSPHIGQPAPFPSINTQKRQPLPLSPQNYALHGSEVLPSSFHPASAGYGVPSHTPPISSSDSIMVSRAGNAGSSGAEIGKALASIYPSDNNSSYSPSPSTPVGSPSNVAASASQWPKGSSQPAPSPGFEPGLQALTKMDDRLGEALHVLSRHAVGADMHSLLSAAVSGHPAGAAALGSISQAFGLASRLPGLMSNHSDDAAGLPQSSALLQGHHAPHQAPPTSQSDAFTSLSLPHSSHSSSSDIKREDKEDDENLSIADKSEDEKKDGKSRTRTSQDEDGDDEDLPIEVKAEREKERRVANNARERLRVRDINEAFKELGRMCQLHMNNEKPQTKLLVLHQAVNVILNLEQQVRERNLNPKAACLKRREEEKVTGDPQMLSGLGGDGHGHM; the protein is encoded by the exons ATGGCGACGGTGGGGACCGACATGGAGCTGAACGACCTGTTGGACTTCAGCGTT ATGTTTCCTCATCCAGTGTCAAACGGGAAGAACCGAGGCCCTCCTATACCCAGCGGTCAGTTTG GTTTGGATGAAAGAAGTGGCTCCGGCTCTTGGGCTTCAGGAGAAGCGAACAGTCCAGCGTTTGGCGCTCGg CTGTACGGAGACGGCCCTCACTACCCCGAACACGACGGCATGTACAACCTAGAGATCGACG GGAAGTCTGAAAGAGGGTACCCCGTCACTCAG GTCCCGTCTCAGTTCTACAGTCCTCACCGCCGGAGGGTCGCCGACTCCAGCATCG ATCCACTGCCCAAGAAGATCCGGAAGGTTCCTTCTGGCCTGCCGTCGTCTGTGTCTTCG GTTTATCCCGGCTCCGCCGGAGAGGACTATACCCCGGACGGCAACGGATACCCTGGATCCAAACCCGGAAACCTTTATCCAGGCTCTTTCTGGCCGG ATGGACTTCCTGATTGGGGACAGTCTGGTTATTCTCCCGTCATGAATAACTCTCCTCACATCGGTCAGCCGGCCCCGTTCCCCTCCATAAACACACAG AAGCGGCAGCCCTTGCCCCTGTCTCCTCAGAACTACGCTCTGCACGGGAGCGAGGTCCTACCCAGCAGCTTCCACCCGGCCTCGGCGGGATACGGCGTTCCCAGCCACACGCCGCCCATCAGCAGCTCCGACAGCATCATGG TCAGCAGAGCTGGAAACGCAGGCAGCTCCGGCGCCGAGATCGGGAAGGCGCTCGCTTCG atataTCCCTCTGACAATAACAGCAGCTACTCTCCCAGTCCTTCCACTCCCGTGGGATCTCCTTCCAACGTTGCTG CTTCCGCCTCTCAGTGGCCCAAAGGCTCCTCTCAGCCGGCTCCATCCCCCGGGTTTGAGCCCGGTCTGCAGGCGCTG ACTAAGATGGATGACCGTCTGGGTGAAGCGCTGCACGTGTTGAGTCGTCATGCGGTGGGAGCAGACATGCACAGCTTACTGAGCGCCGCCGTCTCTGGACACCCAGCCGGAGCCGCGGCCCTGGGCTCCATCAGTCAGGCCTTCGGGCTCGCCAGCCGTCTCCCGGGCCTG ATGTCCAATCACAGTGATGATGCAGCAGGTTTACCACAGTCCAGTGCTCTGCTGCAGGGACACCACGCCCCTCATCAGGCCCCGCCCACTTCTCAGTCCGACGCTTTTACCA gTCTTTCTCTGCCTCACTCTTCTCACTCATCCAGCTCGGATATAAAGCGGGAAGATAAGGAAGATGATGAGAACCTGTCCATTGCAGATAAATCAGAGGATGAGAAGAAAGACGGGAAAAGCCGCACGCGAACGAG TCAAGACGAGGACGGCGATGACGAGGACTTGCCGATTGAGGTGAAGGCGGAGCGGGAGAAAGAGCGGCGCGTGGCCAATAACGCCCGTGAGCGTTTGCGCGTTCGCGACATCAACGAGGCCTTCAAAGAGCTGGGCCGCATGTGCCAGCTGCACATGAACAATGAGAAACCTCAGACCAAACTGCTCGTCCTTCACCAGGCCGTAAACGTTATTCTCAACCTGGAGCAGCAAGTGCGAG
- the tcf3a gene encoding transcription factor 3a isoform X3 translates to MATVGTDMELNDLLDFSVMFPHPVSNGKNRGPPIPSGLDERSGSGSWASGEANSPAFGARLYGDGPHYPEHDGMYNLEIDGKSERGYPVTQPQLLPADINDGLSPPGMKVPSQFYSPHRRRVADSSIDPLPKKIRKVPSGLPSSVSSVYPGSAGEDYTPDGNGYPGSKPGNLYPGSFWPDGLPDWGQSGYSPVMNNSPHIGQPAPFPSINTQKRQPLPLSPQNYALHGSEVLPSSFHPASAGYGVPSHTPPISSSDSIMVSRAGNAGSSGAEIGKALASIYPSDNNSSYSPSPSTPVGSPSNVAASASQWPKGSSQPAPSPGFEPGLQALTKMDDRLGEALHVLSRHAVGADMHSLLSAAVSGHPAGAAALGSISQAFGLASRLPGLMSNHSDDAAGLPQSSALLQGHHAPHQAPPTSQSDAFTSLSLPHSSHSSSSDIKREDKEDDENLSIADKSEDEKKDGKSRTRTSQDEDGDDEDLPIEVKAEREKERRVANNARERLRVRDINEAFKELGRMCQLHMNNEKPQTKLLVLHQAVNVILNLEQQVRERNLNPKAACLKRREEEKVTGDPQMLSGLGGDGHGHM, encoded by the exons ATGGCGACGGTGGGGACCGACATGGAGCTGAACGACCTGTTGGACTTCAGCGTT ATGTTTCCTCATCCAGTGTCAAACGGGAAGAACCGAGGCCCTCCTATACCCAGCG GTTTGGATGAAAGAAGTGGCTCCGGCTCTTGGGCTTCAGGAGAAGCGAACAGTCCAGCGTTTGGCGCTCGg CTGTACGGAGACGGCCCTCACTACCCCGAACACGACGGCATGTACAACCTAGAGATCGACG GGAAGTCTGAAAGAGGGTACCCCGTCACTCAG CCGCAGCTCTTGCCCGCTGATATTAACGATGGTCTTTCTCCTCCGGGAATGAAGGTCCCGTCTCAGTTCTACAGTCCTCACCGCCGGAGGGTCGCCGACTCCAGCATCG ATCCACTGCCCAAGAAGATCCGGAAGGTTCCTTCTGGCCTGCCGTCGTCTGTGTCTTCG GTTTATCCCGGCTCCGCCGGAGAGGACTATACCCCGGACGGCAACGGATACCCTGGATCCAAACCCGGAAACCTTTATCCAGGCTCTTTCTGGCCGG ATGGACTTCCTGATTGGGGACAGTCTGGTTATTCTCCCGTCATGAATAACTCTCCTCACATCGGTCAGCCGGCCCCGTTCCCCTCCATAAACACACAG AAGCGGCAGCCCTTGCCCCTGTCTCCTCAGAACTACGCTCTGCACGGGAGCGAGGTCCTACCCAGCAGCTTCCACCCGGCCTCGGCGGGATACGGCGTTCCCAGCCACACGCCGCCCATCAGCAGCTCCGACAGCATCATGG TCAGCAGAGCTGGAAACGCAGGCAGCTCCGGCGCCGAGATCGGGAAGGCGCTCGCTTCG atataTCCCTCTGACAATAACAGCAGCTACTCTCCCAGTCCTTCCACTCCCGTGGGATCTCCTTCCAACGTTGCTG CTTCCGCCTCTCAGTGGCCCAAAGGCTCCTCTCAGCCGGCTCCATCCCCCGGGTTTGAGCCCGGTCTGCAGGCGCTG ACTAAGATGGATGACCGTCTGGGTGAAGCGCTGCACGTGTTGAGTCGTCATGCGGTGGGAGCAGACATGCACAGCTTACTGAGCGCCGCCGTCTCTGGACACCCAGCCGGAGCCGCGGCCCTGGGCTCCATCAGTCAGGCCTTCGGGCTCGCCAGCCGTCTCCCGGGCCTG ATGTCCAATCACAGTGATGATGCAGCAGGTTTACCACAGTCCAGTGCTCTGCTGCAGGGACACCACGCCCCTCATCAGGCCCCGCCCACTTCTCAGTCCGACGCTTTTACCA gTCTTTCTCTGCCTCACTCTTCTCACTCATCCAGCTCGGATATAAAGCGGGAAGATAAGGAAGATGATGAGAACCTGTCCATTGCAGATAAATCAGAGGATGAGAAGAAAGACGGGAAAAGCCGCACGCGAACGAG TCAAGACGAGGACGGCGATGACGAGGACTTGCCGATTGAGGTGAAGGCGGAGCGGGAGAAAGAGCGGCGCGTGGCCAATAACGCCCGTGAGCGTTTGCGCGTTCGCGACATCAACGAGGCCTTCAAAGAGCTGGGCCGCATGTGCCAGCTGCACATGAACAATGAGAAACCTCAGACCAAACTGCTCGTCCTTCACCAGGCCGTAAACGTTATTCTCAACCTGGAGCAGCAAGTGCGAG